Part of the Desulfolutivibrio sulfoxidireducens genome is shown below.
TGCCGCTGCGAAACATGCAGCGCGGTGAACCGGGTGTTCATGAATTCGGAGACCTTGATCTCGATGTCCCGTTTGCGCAGCAGTTCGCGCCGGATATCGCCGTCGGTGATGATGCCAACGAGCTTCTTGTGGTCGTTCACCACCAGCAACACCCGTGACCCGGCCTTGTTCAGCTTGGCCAGGGCAAAGAGCATGGAGTCTGTTTCGGAGATGCAATACTTGTCCATGTCCGAAGAGATATGCTCGTTTTGGACGCTACGATTGTTCATGGCTCGCCCTAAAAAGCGAGAGGAAGTCTCGAAACATGTTGCCCCTCGAAATGAACTCTGGAGTGTCCCCGCCGCCACGACCTCGCCGATGGGTACTGCGATGATGGACATCATGATGTTGCAGTTGGCGAGGCTTGTCAAGGGTCACGGCTTTTTGCCCCGGTCCGGCGCATGGGGCCTCGTTGACCTTCACGCCAGGCGTTTTGGAGCCGCGAATCCCGGTCTGGAGCCGATCATGGGGCGGCTCTTCCGGCGGTCGTCTTTGGCCTCTGCCTTCTGGCATTATTTTTGCTATAAATTGCCGATCCGGGGAACATCCATACCAACGGCCCGGTACGACGGGGCGGACGGCAAAACGGCGCCGGAAAGGGCGCGGCAAAGCGAGCCCCTCAAGGAGTGAACCATGAGCGAACACGCTCGTCTCGCGGTCATCGGTTCGGGCTACTGGGGGAAAAACCTGATCAGGGTCTTCCATGATTTGGGCAGTCTCGGGCTCATCGTGGACAACAACCCGGATATTTTGGCGAAGTTTCGCAAACAATACCCGGATGTGCCCGTCAGTCCGAGCCTGGGCGAGGCCCTGCGCCGTGACGACATCGAGGGCATCGTCGTCTCCACCCCGGCCGAGACCCACTATGCCATAGCCCGCGAGGCGCTTTCGGCCGGCAAGCACGCCTATGTGGAAAAGCCGCTGGTCCTTGATGAACGCCATGGCCAGGAACTCATCGCGCTCGCCGGGGAAAAGGAACTCATCCTCATGGTGGGGCACCTTTTGCACTACCATCCGGCCTTCATCAAACTCAAGGACATGGTCAACGCGGGCGAGTTGGGCCGTATCCACTACATCTATTCCAACCGGCTCAATTTTGGAAAGATACGCCGCGAGGAGAATGCCCTGTGGTCGTTCGCCCCTCACGATTTTTCCATGATCCTGGCCCTGGCCAGGGAATTTCCCTCGGTCGTCCAGGCGGTCGGGGGCAATTATCTGCACAACAGGATCGCGGACGTGACCATGACCAACCTTGCGTTCCCCTCGGGGCTCAAGGCGCACGTCTTCGTCTCCTGGCTGCATCCGTTCAAGGAACAAAAACTCGTGGTGGTGGGCGACCGCATGATGGCCGTATTCAACGACGGCCTGCCCTGGGAGGAGAAACTCACGGTCTACCACCACGAAATTCAGTGGCAAAACGGCGTGCCCACCCCGAGCAAGGCCAAGGGGGCGAACATCGCCCTGGAACCGGCCGAACCGCTGCGACGGGAATGCGAGCATTTCCTGGATTGCATCGCCCATGGCTGCTCCTCGGTCACCGACGGCCGCGAGGGATTGCGCGTGCTGCGGGTTCTGGTGGCGGCCCAGGACTCTTTGGAAAAAGGCGGGACGCCCCTGACCCTGCGCGAACGCCAGGAGGCGGGCAACGCCCCCTTTGTGCACGACACCGCGATCATCGATCCCGGGGTGATCCTGGGTGACGGCGTCAAGGTCTGGCACTTTTCGCATATCCTCAGGGACACGGTCCTCGGCCAGGACGTCAATATCGGGCAAAACGTGATGATCGGCCCCGAGGTCAGCGTGGGCCGGGGGTGCAAGATCCAGAACAACGTCTCCGTCTACAAGGGCGTAACCCTCGAAGAGGACGTCTTTTGCGGTCCCTCCATGGTCTTCACCAACGTCCATACCCCGCGCGCCCACATCAACCGCATGCGCCAGATCCGCCCCACCCTGGTCCGCAAGGGGGCGACCCTGGGGGCCAACTGCACCATCGTCTGCGGCCACACCATCGGCGCCTACGCCTTTATCGGGGCCGGGGCCGTGGTCACCGGCGACGTGCCGGACCACGCCCTGATGGTCGGAAATCCGGCCCGGCGCGTGGGCTGGATGTGCGCCTGCGGCGAGCGGCTGAACGAGGACCTGGCCTGCGCCGCCTGCGGCCGCGGCTACGAACACTCCGGCAACACCATCGTCCCGGCGGGACGGGAAACCGGGACCAGCGGGTCCGGGAGGCGCTCGGCATGATTCCCTTCATCGATCTCAAGGCCCAGCGGGCCCGCATCGGCGCGGAGGTGGAACGGCGCATCCAGTGCGTCTTGCGGCACGGAAACTTCATCATGGGACAAGAGGTCGCCGAACTGGAAAGCCGCCTGGGACAGTTCTGCGGCGTGCGGCACGCCGTAAGCTGCTCCAGCGGCACCGACGCCCTGCTTCTGGTCCTGATGGCCCATGGCGTGGGTCCCGGGGACGCGGTGTTCACCACCCCGTTCACCTTCATCGCCACGGCCGAGGTCATCTCCCTGCTGGGGGCCACCCCGGTGTTCGTGGACATCGACCCCGAGACCTACAACCTGGACCCGGACAGTCTCGACGCGGCCATCGCCGGCCTTGGCGACGCCCCCGGCCGGAGCCTCACCCCGCGCGGGGTCATCGCGGTCGACCTCTTCGGTCTTGCGGCCGATTACCAGCGCATCAACGCCGTGGCCGCGAAACACGGGCTCTTCGTCCTGGAGGACGCCGCCCAGTCCTTTGGCGGGCTCTCTCACGGCCGTCGGGCCGGCTCCCTGGCCCACGCGGCGGCCACCAGCTTCTTTCCGGCCAAGCCCCTGGGCTGCTACGGCGACGGCGGGGCCGTGTTCACCGACGACGGGGATTTCGCCGACGTCCTGCGCTCCCTGCGCGTCCACGGCAAGGGCGACACCAAGTACGACAACGTGCGCATCGGCCTCAACGCCCGCCTGGACACCCTGCAGGCGGCGATCCTTCTGGCCAAGCTGGACATCTTTCCCGATGAACTGGAAAAACGACGCCTGGCCGCCCAAACGTATACGCGCCTGGCGGCCGGGATTTTGGGGGTCGTGGTTCCCGTGGTGCCCGAGGGTTGTGAGAGCGCCTGGGCCCAATACACCCTGCGCGTGCCCGGGCGGGATGGCGTGCAGGCCGCGCTCAAGGCCGCCGGGATTCCCACGGCCGTCTACTACGCCACACCGTTGCATCTGCAAAAGGCCTTCGCGCATCTCGGGTATGCCCCCGGCGATCTGCCCCACAGCGAGGCCGCCGCGCGAAGCGTGTTGAGCCTGCCCTTTCATCCCTACCTGGAGCCGGAAACGCAACGTGAGGTCATGCGCGCCCTTGGCGCGTGCCTGGCCGACATCCCTGTGCCGACATCACTGTGACCTTCCTCCCTTCAGGGGTACGGCGGCCCCCGGCGCGTATCCCTTGAAACTTCACGCCGGGTCCGAACCGGACCCGGGCGGAAGGGCCATCGTCGCGCCCTGGGATGGCGCTATCGGGACACGTCTTGTGGGGCTCTCCCTGGAGATGCCCCATGGTCCCCGTGCCGCGCGAAAAAGTCAAAACCTTGGCAAAAGGCGTCGAGTTTTCCATCTGTTCCTCATCCGAATCCATACGAAAACATGTTTCACGATGTCGCGCCCCCCTGGTGCGCTGGAAAATTTTCCAGAAAAACGCGACACTTCCGTTTTATTCAATATATATTGACTTATTTCAACTACCCTTCTACAAAAAAATCACGTCTCTCCTTTCCAGCGTTTCACCCGGGCATGATCGTTCGCCGCACGAGGAAGCCGGCCGCGAACGCGGCACGGCTTCCTCGCGCCTGTCCGGGCTGGCTTGGAAACGGCTGCGGGGGCGGCCGATTTCGTGATCCGGGGTTGCCTTGGGGGAACGAAAAACCAACGGAGGGCACCGTCCATGCGTGTCGCGTCTCGCCGGGTGAGTCCGCTTTCCACCATTGTGCCGCTCATGCTGCTTGTTGTCCTGCTGCCCGGATGCGCCGTCCTCAACGAGGGGGCGGTCAACTACCGCAAGCAGAAATTCTCGACTTCCGGGGGAAACACCCCGGAACCCCTGGAACTGGTCAAAAAGTTCGACACCGACGCCAACAAGGACAAGGCCATCCTGTCCTCTCGCGGGGACACGGTGTCCATCCACCTGACCCAGGGGTTCATCAAAAGTTTCACCGAGCTTCCAAGCATATGGAAAGGAGAACTCTTCGGGCCCTCGCGGGCCGAGATCGCCGTGGTGGTCAACGTCTCCTCCCTCAAGGACTCGGAAATAGATTTCAAGTCCACCGCCCAGAACACCGGGCGGCTGGTGTACTACAATGACGATGTCCGCAAAAATCAATACCTCAATTTTTCCTACATCCCGGTCTTCGGTCCCGTGGCCTACGACGGCTACCCCCTGGCGATGCAGATATACATCATCGAAATGGACGCCGAGGACGCCCAGATCAAACCGCTGTTGCACACCATGGCCTCCATCGGCTCCTCCCTGTATTCTCCGTCCGCACCGGTCCTGTCCCTTCTGGATTCGCTTGGGTCCGCACTGTTAAGCGGCAATACCGACGACATCCTCATGCGCTACCACATGACCTTTTACCCCAATACGGGGGAGTTGGTGGCCCACTATCCGGTCCTTGAGACCGGAAACTACGTCCTGGTGCGCCGGGGCAACCGCAACGAGGGTCCCGGAAAGGAGGGCGACAAACCGGCCTTCGACTGGGACAAGGTACGCCTGGACCCGGAGGATGGCCGGCTGGTGTGGGGCGACGACCCGAAGAAATGCTTCACGGACGAGACCTATCTCGTGTTCCAGGTCCAGCGCGGCTTCCCGGCGGACACCCTCAAGAGCGCCACGAGCTATGCGGCCTTCCGGGCGCAACTGGTGCAGGAGGCGGAAAAATCCGGCCAGGACATGGCTGACGCGGCCCTGGCCTTCGCCGGCGCGACCATCAACAGCACCGTGTACACCAGCCTGCGCAACAGGATCAAAGAGATCCTCAATTCCGTCCATGTCACCGATGATTCCACGCGCTTCATGGCCTGGAACTTCGTGTCCGAATTCGCCAAGCAGATCGCGAAGATGGACGGGACCGACGAAAAACAGAAAATCGGGGCCCTGACCAACGAGCAACGGGCGCTCCTGATGTCCCTTCTGGTCGAGGCCAGCGGCATAGCCACCGAGGAACTGGAGACGGACTTGATGGGAGACCATCTGAAACAAAAATCCGTCGTGGAGGCCATCGTGACCAAGAAAAAGGGCAGTCAGACGCCGCACTGAGGCCGCGCCCCCCATCGGGGCCCGCATCTTCCGCAGGGGAAAACGTCGCCCGGATCGTGACGCCTGGTCCGTCGGCGTCGCCTCCCACCCGCGCGGGACGCCCCCTTCCGAACGTCGAAAAGCCCCCGCTTCGCCTTCCGGCGCGGGGGCTTGCATGCTTTTTGGCGCGCCCGGGAGGATTCGAACCCCCGACCAAGAGCTTAGAAGGCTCCTGCTCTTTCCACCTGAGCTACGGGCGCTTGACGAACCTCATCCTTTAATCACCCCGGGCGGTCATGGTCAAGACCGCCGTTACGGCCGCCCGGCACCTACCCCGACCGCCCCATGCCCGGCTTGACACCTCCCCCCTCCCGCGCGCAATGTGCGGGAATTCGAAATCACCCGAATCCATCGGAGAATCGTCATGCTCCTCAGGGTCCTCGGCTGTTCCGGGTCGGACCTTCCGGGCCATCACCTGACGTCCTTTCTGGTCGACGAGGCCATCCTGCTCGACGCCGGTTCCGTCACCTCCGCCCTGGACCTGTCGCAACAGTCCAAAATAACGGACATCTTTGTCACCCATGCCCACCTCGACCACATCAAGGACATCCTTTTTCTGGCCGACAACCTCATCGAATTCTTTTCCGGCAAGGACCGCCCGCCGGTGCGCATCCACGGCCTCGCGGACGTCCTTGGCAGCATCGCCGAGCATCTCTTAAACGACACCATCTGGCCCGATTTCACCGTCATCCCGGAAAACGCGCCGGTTCTGGCCTACCACCCCCTTGCGCCCGAGACGGTCATCCAGGTCCGGGGCCTTAACGTGGCCACCTGTCCGGTCAACCATGCCCGGGCCGCCTCGGGGTTCGTGCTGTGGTCCGACGACGGGGAGCACAACGTGGCCTACACCGGCGACACCGGCCCCAACGGCCGCTGGTGGGACTTCCTCAACGCCCTGCCCTTTCCCCTGACCAACCTGATCACCGAGGCCTCGTTCCCCAATTCCATGGAGACCCTGGCCCGAACCTCCAAGCACCTGACCCCGGGACTTTTGCGGGTGGAACTGGAGCGGCTTACGGTCCGGCCCAAGGTCCACATCTACCACATGAAATCGCCCTTTTCCGCCCAGATCCAGGAAGAATTGCAGCGCGACCTGGCCGGCTACACCTACCACCTCATGAACGAGAAGGAGACGTTTTCCTTCTGATTCGCGTTCTTGAAATCCGCGCATGTGATTTCAGGGTCAGACGGAACAAAGCGTGCGATTCTTTTTGAAAAACACTGTCGCATCATCCAGGGACGCGGCACTGGAGCCGCGGCCCAAACCCGCATGAAATCCAGGCCTTGCCCGCGACGCGTCAGGCGCCTCGCCCGCGTGTCCCGTCGCGACGCGGTGTAACCGACACGCGCCCCACCGGACGCGCCATGGCCGGCGTCCCCACGTTTGCGCCGCCACACCTGTCATGAACCAAGGAGAACTTCCATTTTCACCCTTCCCACCTTCACCGATTTCCAGGCCCATCTCGACGGCCTGGGGCTTTTCCACATGGATATGGGCCTTGACCGCATGCATCGGGCGCTCGCGGCCCTTGGACTGACGCGGCTTCCCCATGTCGGGGCGCAGGTCGTGGGCACCAACGGCAAGGGCGGCACGGCCACGCTTCTGGCCGCCCTGTGCGCGGCCCACGGTCTGACCGCGGGCCTCTCCACCTCCCCGCATTTTCTGTCCGTGCGAGAGCGCATCCGGGCCTACCGGGGAAATATCCCGGGCGATCCCTCCGCGTCCGACGCGCCCCTCGGCGACGGCCTGCTGTCCGAGGCGGCCTGGCTTGGCGCGGCCCGGGAGGTCCTTTCGGCCACCGCGCCCTTTGGCCCATCGGGCCGATTGACCTATTTCGAGTTGTTGACGGTCATGGCCGCGCGGCTTTTCACGGACCGTCCGGCGGACGTGGCCGTGTACGAGGCCGGGCTTGGCGGGGCCCACGACGCCACCACGGCCCTTTCGCGCGATCTGGTGGTCTATACGGCCATGGGCATGGACCATGCCGGGGTGCTCGGGCCGACGCTTGCCCATGTGGCCCGGGACAAGGCCGGGGCCATCCCGCGCCAGGGTCTGGTCGTGACCGGGGAGCAGCCGCCCGAGGCCTTGGCGACGCTTATGGCCCGGGCCGGGGAGGCGGGGGCGCGGCTTTCCCAAGCCCGGGAGGTGGTGGACTACTGCGCGGCGACCGGGACCGTGCGGTTTCCGGACGCTGGCCTCGTGATCGAGGGGGCCATGCTGGGCATGCCGGGGTCCTTTCAGGCCGAGAACGCGCGCACGGCCCTGGCGGCGTTTTTTGTGCTGGCCGACCGGATGGGCCTGCCGATCTCCGACGAGGCGGTACGCCGGGCGCTTTCCGCGACGCGCATCGCGGGCCGGATGCAGCGGCTTCGCATGCCCGGGACGCGGGGAGAGCTGCTCCTGGACTGCGCGCACAACGTGCCGGCCATGCTGGCGCTCGAGGCCGCGCTTGAGGCCGAGGGGACGCGGCCCACAGCGGTGGTCTTCACCTGCCTCGCGGACAAGGATTTCGAGGGGCTGGCCGGGATCGTGGGCCGGCTTTCGTCCGGGCCGATCCTGGCGCCCGGGCTGTCGTGCCCGGGCCGGACCCGGGACCCGGCCGACGTGGCGAGAAGGCTTGGCCCCCGGGCCGAGCCGGTCGTGGACGCGGCGGCGGCGCTTTCCCGGTGCGCGGACATGCCCGGAACGGTCCTGGTGTGCGGATCGATGTACCTTGTGGCCGAGGTGCTGGCGCTTCACGCGACGCCCGTCGCCCTCTCGCCGGCCGACTGGCGCTGATCACCCCCCCCCCGAGCCCATGGCACGCCGCTGCCGGCCGGGGGATGGGCCAGGGGCGAGGATCAGGAAGCGGCGGCTTTCGGACGATACCGGCGGGTTTTGCGTCTGCCGGATACATCCGGGTTGCGCGGGGAAAACGCATGCCAAACCGGCGGGATGGTCAAGGAAAACGGTCCAGGGCCACCTCAGCCCTCCTCGGCGGCGAGATGCCGCTGGAAGGTCACGAGGTCCATATCCTGGTATGGTTTACCCACGGCAATTTCTCCGTAACAGGCTGAATTGACATGGCTTATACTTCAATTGCGGAGCCGGGGCAATAATCACGTCAAGATATAAACTCTTCAATTTTACTAGCAAAAATTCCATTGACACTTCGCAAACACGGAATGCCCAAAAGAATTGGATACGCGATAAGCGCTTCAGGACTATACAGGAAATTTTCTATTTTAATTAATGGACATTTAAATTTTGGACAGGCCCATGCTTCACCTTCTATCTCGTCAGATTCACAGTCTTTTTGTATGATGGTAATAGCTGTGGGGTTCAAGGGATTTATTCCAGATGAAAACAATTCATGTGTAATCACCGAATAGCCAAGAGACAAAGAAATTTCCTTTAATTTTCTGCAATACCTAAAATGTTCCATTCGTCGCTTTCCATCTTCACTCGCAAACTCATAACCGGGCTCTAATAGGATCAAGAATTTTCTTGCCACCCGATAGAGCTCTCTAAGTATCGGCTCTTCATTACCATGATTAGGCTCTATAGAATGCGATGTATATACGACATCAATCGAATCATTTTTAAAAGGGATATCCAGCAAATCGCCAGTACAAATTTTAGCTTTGGCAACA
Proteins encoded:
- a CDS encoding Gfo/Idh/MocA family oxidoreductase; the protein is MSEHARLAVIGSGYWGKNLIRVFHDLGSLGLIVDNNPDILAKFRKQYPDVPVSPSLGEALRRDDIEGIVVSTPAETHYAIAREALSAGKHAYVEKPLVLDERHGQELIALAGEKELILMVGHLLHYHPAFIKLKDMVNAGELGRIHYIYSNRLNFGKIRREENALWSFAPHDFSMILALAREFPSVVQAVGGNYLHNRIADVTMTNLAFPSGLKAHVFVSWLHPFKEQKLVVVGDRMMAVFNDGLPWEEKLTVYHHEIQWQNGVPTPSKAKGANIALEPAEPLRRECEHFLDCIAHGCSSVTDGREGLRVLRVLVAAQDSLEKGGTPLTLRERQEAGNAPFVHDTAIIDPGVILGDGVKVWHFSHILRDTVLGQDVNIGQNVMIGPEVSVGRGCKIQNNVSVYKGVTLEEDVFCGPSMVFTNVHTPRAHINRMRQIRPTLVRKGATLGANCTIVCGHTIGAYAFIGAGAVVTGDVPDHALMVGNPARRVGWMCACGERLNEDLACAACGRGYEHSGNTIVPAGRETGTSGSGRRSA
- a CDS encoding DegT/DnrJ/EryC1/StrS family aminotransferase yields the protein MIPFIDLKAQRARIGAEVERRIQCVLRHGNFIMGQEVAELESRLGQFCGVRHAVSCSSGTDALLLVLMAHGVGPGDAVFTTPFTFIATAEVISLLGATPVFVDIDPETYNLDPDSLDAAIAGLGDAPGRSLTPRGVIAVDLFGLAADYQRINAVAAKHGLFVLEDAAQSFGGLSHGRRAGSLAHAAATSFFPAKPLGCYGDGGAVFTDDGDFADVLRSLRVHGKGDTKYDNVRIGLNARLDTLQAAILLAKLDIFPDELEKRRLAAQTYTRLAAGILGVVVPVVPEGCESAWAQYTLRVPGRDGVQAALKAAGIPTAVYYATPLHLQKAFAHLGYAPGDLPHSEAAARSVLSLPFHPYLEPETQREVMRALGACLADIPVPTSL
- a CDS encoding 3',5'-cyclic-nucleotide phosphodiesterase yields the protein MLLRVLGCSGSDLPGHHLTSFLVDEAILLDAGSVTSALDLSQQSKITDIFVTHAHLDHIKDILFLADNLIEFFSGKDRPPVRIHGLADVLGSIAEHLLNDTIWPDFTVIPENAPVLAYHPLAPETVIQVRGLNVATCPVNHARAASGFVLWSDDGEHNVAYTGDTGPNGRWWDFLNALPFPLTNLITEASFPNSMETLARTSKHLTPGLLRVELERLTVRPKVHIYHMKSPFSAQIQEELQRDLAGYTYHLMNEKETFSF
- a CDS encoding bifunctional folylpolyglutamate synthase/dihydrofolate synthase → MRRHTCHEPRRTSIFTLPTFTDFQAHLDGLGLFHMDMGLDRMHRALAALGLTRLPHVGAQVVGTNGKGGTATLLAALCAAHGLTAGLSTSPHFLSVRERIRAYRGNIPGDPSASDAPLGDGLLSEAAWLGAAREVLSATAPFGPSGRLTYFELLTVMAARLFTDRPADVAVYEAGLGGAHDATTALSRDLVVYTAMGMDHAGVLGPTLAHVARDKAGAIPRQGLVVTGEQPPEALATLMARAGEAGARLSQAREVVDYCAATGTVRFPDAGLVIEGAMLGMPGSFQAENARTALAAFFVLADRMGLPISDEAVRRALSATRIAGRMQRLRMPGTRGELLLDCAHNVPAMLALEAALEAEGTRPTAVVFTCLADKDFEGLAGIVGRLSSGPILAPGLSCPGRTRDPADVARRLGPRAEPVVDAAAALSRCADMPGTVLVCGSMYLVAEVLALHATPVALSPADWR
- a CDS encoding class I SAM-dependent methyltransferase; this encodes MISPKRLHDMYKTEGINVMDYLRNNAFGGISESDIIEYSYDFQSGTYIDSLNDKKILDWKMSYAAKISKTILGLCRPSSLLEAGVGEATTLAYVAESLASDIDCYGFDLSWSRAAYASRFLKQKGVAKAKICTGDLLDIPFKNDSIDVVYTSHSIEPNHGNEEPILRELYRVARKFLILLEPGYEFASEDGKRRMEHFRYCRKLKEISLSLGYSVITHELFSSGINPLNPTAITIIQKDCESDEIEGEAWACPKFKCPLIKIENFLYSPEALIAYPILLGIPCLRSVNGIFASKIEEFIS